A single region of the Acidithiobacillus acidisediminis genome encodes:
- the leuB gene encoding 3-isopropylmalate dehydrogenase, with protein MKKIAFFPGDGIGPEISAAARAVLETVAELANLPLQIEEGLVGGAALDAHDDPLPESSLTLAKSADAVLLGAVGGPKWDARPPAQRPEQGLLRLRKGLDLYANLRPAQIFPQLLAASPLRPELVRDVDILVVRELTGDIYFGQPRGVELVNGQRRGFNTMVYDETEIRRIAHIAFRAAQGRRHKVCSVDKANVLETTRLWREVVTEVSKEYPEVSLEHMYVDNAAMQLIRYPMQFDVLLTGNMFGDILSDEASQLTGSIGMLPSASLGEGRGMYEPIHGSAPDIAGQDKANPLATILSVAMMLRHSLQQERWAERVESAVQSVLDQGKRTADIASLGEAIIGTRAMGEAVVTALRAGS; from the coding sequence ATGAAGAAAATTGCGTTTTTCCCCGGTGACGGTATTGGTCCCGAGATCAGTGCCGCTGCCCGCGCCGTGCTGGAAACGGTCGCTGAACTGGCCAATCTGCCGCTGCAAATCGAAGAAGGCCTGGTCGGTGGCGCGGCCCTCGATGCACACGACGACCCTCTGCCAGAGAGTTCTCTGACGCTGGCCAAAAGTGCCGATGCGGTCCTCCTCGGCGCGGTGGGCGGACCGAAGTGGGATGCGCGGCCGCCAGCGCAGCGGCCTGAGCAGGGGCTGTTGCGCTTGCGTAAGGGGCTGGATCTCTATGCCAATCTGCGCCCCGCGCAGATCTTTCCACAGCTCCTGGCGGCGTCGCCGTTACGTCCGGAACTGGTACGAGACGTCGATATCCTGGTTGTACGTGAGCTGACGGGCGATATTTACTTTGGTCAGCCGCGCGGCGTGGAACTTGTGAACGGGCAGCGACGCGGGTTCAACACCATGGTCTACGATGAAACAGAAATTCGTCGGATTGCGCACATCGCGTTTCGCGCGGCGCAGGGTCGGCGGCATAAGGTTTGTTCCGTTGATAAGGCCAATGTGCTGGAAACTACGCGCCTGTGGCGGGAAGTGGTAACCGAAGTCAGTAAGGAATACCCCGAAGTCAGCCTGGAGCATATGTACGTCGATAATGCTGCCATGCAGCTGATTCGCTATCCGATGCAGTTTGATGTGCTGCTCACCGGAAATATGTTCGGTGACATTCTTTCGGATGAGGCGAGTCAGCTTACCGGTTCCATCGGCATGTTGCCCTCGGCTTCGCTGGGCGAGGGGCGTGGCATGTATGAACCCATCCACGGTTCGGCCCCAGATATTGCGGGACAGGACAAGGCAAATCCTTTGGCGACCATCCTCTCGGTGGCCATGATGTTGCGCCATTCCTTGCAACAGGAGCGGTGGGCGGAGCGGGTTGAGTCTGCAGTCCAGAGCGTCCTCGATCAGGGTAAGCGTACCGCCGATATCGCAAGTCTGGGAGAAGCAATCATCGGTACCCGGGCGATGGGTGAAGCAGTGGTGACGGCATTGCGGGCAGGGAGTTGA
- a CDS encoding phosphoribosylanthranilate isomerase, whose translation MLRVKICGITSVTDALAAATAGADAIGLVFYSPSPRNVPAETAQQILAALPPFVTRVGLFVNPEASWVEGILRSCALDLLQFHGDEPEDFCKRFHRPYLKVVRVNGECDLRPWRDRYATAQGLLLDKRDDRVYGGSGQSFSWWHLPQDLDMPLILAGGLRPDTVATAVAVAHPYAVDVSSGVEISPGRKDRGKIEHFIAQARGVGEA comes from the coding sequence GTGCTAAGGGTAAAGATCTGCGGCATTACCTCGGTGACAGATGCTCTGGCGGCTGCAACCGCCGGCGCAGATGCGATTGGTTTGGTATTCTACTCGCCCAGTCCGCGCAATGTGCCTGCAGAAACAGCGCAGCAGATCCTTGCCGCGTTGCCTCCCTTTGTCACTCGGGTGGGGCTTTTCGTCAATCCCGAGGCATCCTGGGTGGAAGGGATACTGCGATCCTGTGCCCTGGATCTCCTGCAATTTCATGGAGATGAACCCGAGGATTTTTGTAAGCGGTTCCACCGCCCTTATCTCAAGGTCGTGCGGGTAAACGGAGAGTGCGATTTGCGTCCTTGGCGTGATCGCTATGCCACGGCGCAGGGGCTCCTCTTGGATAAGCGCGATGACCGGGTCTATGGCGGCTCGGGCCAGAGCTTTTCCTGGTGGCATTTGCCGCAAGATCTTGACATGCCTTTGATTCTCGCGGGTGGCCTGCGACCGGATACTGTCGCGACGGCGGTGGCCGTCGCTCATCCTTATGCGGTGGATGTCAGTAGCGGCGTGGAGATTTCGCCAGGGCGCAAGGATCGTGGCAAAATAGAACACTTCATTGCACAGGCCCGTGGGGTAGGAGAGGCATAG
- the trpB gene encoding tryptophan synthase subunit beta — MGIYQQPDERGHFGVYGGRFVAETLIPALDELQQAYAAAQKDPEFQAELHSELRQFVGRPNPLYHAQRLSSELGGAQIYLKREDLNHTGAHKINNAVGQALLAKRMGKRRLIAETGAGQHGVATATVATRYGMDCVVYMGEEDIQRQSSNVYRMRLLGATVEPVRSGSRTLKDALNEALRDWVSNVEDTFYIIGTVAGPHPYPQMVRNFHRVIGDEARAQCLELTGRLPDACIACVGGGSNALGLFYPFIDDGAVRLVGVEAAGLGLNTGQHAAPLSVGRPGVLHGNRTYLMADENGQIEATHSISAGLDYPGVGPEHAYLKDTGRAEYVAVTDDEALAAFHRLSRVEGIIPALETSHALAYAFQLAPTMRPEQSIIVNLSGRGDKDIHTVAALEGIHL, encoded by the coding sequence ATGGGGATCTATCAACAACCCGATGAACGAGGGCACTTTGGGGTTTACGGCGGTCGCTTCGTTGCTGAGACCTTGATTCCCGCTCTGGATGAATTGCAGCAGGCCTATGCTGCAGCCCAGAAGGATCCCGAGTTTCAGGCGGAGCTACACAGCGAATTGCGGCAGTTCGTTGGCCGACCGAACCCGCTCTATCACGCCCAACGTTTGTCGTCTGAACTGGGTGGGGCACAAATCTATCTGAAACGCGAAGATCTCAATCACACCGGTGCGCACAAGATCAATAACGCCGTGGGTCAGGCGTTGCTGGCAAAGCGCATGGGAAAGCGACGGCTGATTGCGGAAACAGGGGCGGGGCAGCACGGCGTCGCCACCGCGACCGTCGCGACGCGCTATGGCATGGACTGTGTCGTGTACATGGGCGAGGAAGATATCCAGCGTCAGTCGAGCAATGTCTATCGTATGCGGCTGCTTGGGGCTACGGTGGAGCCCGTCCGCAGTGGTTCGCGTACCCTCAAGGACGCCCTCAATGAAGCCTTGCGCGATTGGGTCAGTAATGTGGAAGATACCTTCTACATCATCGGTACGGTAGCGGGGCCCCATCCTTATCCGCAGATGGTGCGCAACTTCCATCGTGTGATCGGCGATGAGGCGCGCGCCCAGTGCTTGGAGCTTACGGGCCGTTTACCCGATGCTTGCATCGCTTGTGTTGGCGGCGGGAGCAACGCTCTGGGTTTGTTTTACCCGTTTATTGATGATGGCGCGGTGCGTCTGGTGGGCGTGGAGGCTGCAGGGCTTGGTTTGAACACGGGTCAGCATGCAGCGCCACTTAGTGTCGGGCGACCGGGTGTGCTGCACGGTAACCGTACCTATCTGATGGCGGATGAAAATGGCCAGATCGAGGCCACCCATTCCATTTCTGCCGGTCTCGACTACCCCGGTGTGGGGCCCGAACATGCCTATCTCAAGGATACGGGGCGGGCCGAATATGTGGCGGTCACGGATGACGAGGCGCTGGCCGCCTTTCATCGCCTCAGTCGAGTCGAGGGCATCATTCCCGCCTTGGAAACCTCTCATGCTCTGGCCTATGCCTTTCAACTCGCTCCCACCATGCGCCCCGAGCAAAGTATCATCGTCAATCTCTCCGGGCGGGGAGACAAAGATATTCATACGGTTGCGGCGCTGGAAGGGATCCATCTATGA
- a CDS encoding FimV/HubP family polar landmark protein: MNRKDWVQTLLSLGLVLPGVAQAIGLGNLVVLSGPGEPFQAEIPIHSAHPKQLAGLEAQLADPSAYAMIHLPVAQATQNWQFSVRPGDNPAILISSSTPLAPGATPFLVQLDWAGGQMVREYQAYPGAYNVPKRTALATPAAVASNAQMPQAPAPSSNGWTNRAHYGPVPAGASLYQIAQQLNQNPRLSQQQAMAALFKANPAAFLQGDPSRLLAGVVLRVPGIREVEALSPMQAATLLHRKEQTGAATASTAAPTPATASASSAPSAPSPASPSGVATALSLTSAPAVSAAKTAVATSAVTPAVSAAPVVAPADQAKIDNLQHTLQGVEARLSVAQQQLASQAMQIAKMSRDTGSTSFPPLLWVSLGGNLLLLLLFVWMYRRQEQAAARQREISSKLTTLGTAARAPAPAPAPAPIATPIPVPAMEPTITPKPVADADVSEPAIVSSPAVASGIGSTPVAAAADVDEDDDRDSFEVDPLEQADLYQTYGKTEQAMNVLQEALEVNPRRREVYVRLLGLYADADRRGDFLDLAERMRSRFGPNNAEWQEIAGKGRELFPSNALFLEETAVPESSSTAESPAVTVPEAASEADEQEVEPEKLDFDFGSWGHQEEPVQSEEEPAWTDAHRKMLEDVNEQFRALDEGSEPGLSLASEEPASMAETAPAEHRMETELGVAVPAAATLATAADWDAIGTKLDLAKAYVEMGDGDAARELLEEIRRDGNPEQQSEAEKLVAGL; encoded by the coding sequence ATGAATAGAAAAGACTGGGTGCAGACACTGCTTTCCTTGGGGCTGGTGCTGCCAGGTGTGGCGCAGGCCATTGGTCTGGGAAATCTCGTAGTCCTTTCTGGTCCAGGGGAGCCCTTCCAGGCAGAAATCCCGATTCACAGTGCGCATCCGAAGCAACTGGCAGGGCTGGAAGCGCAACTGGCAGATCCTTCCGCTTACGCAATGATTCATCTGCCCGTGGCGCAGGCAACACAGAACTGGCAGTTCTCTGTTCGCCCTGGGGATAATCCAGCCATTCTGATCAGCAGTTCGACGCCGCTTGCCCCAGGCGCTACCCCATTTCTGGTGCAATTGGATTGGGCCGGCGGACAGATGGTGCGGGAATATCAGGCCTATCCCGGCGCCTACAACGTGCCGAAGAGAACGGCGCTGGCAACGCCTGCGGCGGTCGCGAGCAATGCCCAAATGCCTCAGGCACCAGCACCTAGCAGTAATGGCTGGACCAATCGGGCACACTACGGCCCCGTGCCTGCCGGTGCCTCGCTGTATCAAATCGCTCAACAACTCAACCAGAATCCCCGGCTTAGCCAGCAACAGGCCATGGCGGCGCTGTTCAAGGCCAATCCTGCCGCCTTTCTGCAAGGCGACCCATCCAGGCTCCTCGCCGGTGTGGTACTGCGAGTCCCGGGCATTCGCGAGGTAGAGGCATTGAGCCCCATGCAGGCGGCGACACTCCTGCATCGGAAGGAACAGACCGGGGCGGCGACTGCAAGCACAGCGGCGCCGACGCCGGCGACCGCATCGGCAAGCTCGGCACCTTCAGCTCCGTCTCCGGCGAGCCCCAGTGGTGTTGCAACGGCATTGAGCTTGACCAGTGCACCAGCCGTTTCTGCGGCAAAGACGGCTGTCGCTACCTCTGCCGTGACGCCAGCCGTGAGCGCTGCGCCGGTAGTCGCCCCTGCGGACCAGGCAAAAATCGATAATCTGCAACATACCTTGCAGGGGGTAGAGGCACGTCTCTCCGTGGCGCAGCAACAATTGGCGTCGCAGGCGATGCAAATTGCCAAGATGTCGCGAGATACGGGTTCGACAAGCTTTCCGCCGCTGCTGTGGGTATCTCTGGGCGGGAATCTGCTGCTACTTCTGCTCTTCGTGTGGATGTATCGGCGTCAGGAGCAGGCTGCGGCCCGGCAAAGAGAAATCTCCTCCAAGCTCACGACTCTCGGAACTGCGGCCCGGGCGCCTGCCCCGGCTCCAGCTCCGGCGCCCATAGCGACGCCCATCCCCGTTCCCGCAATGGAACCAACAATCACGCCCAAGCCCGTGGCGGATGCTGACGTATCGGAGCCAGCAATCGTCAGTTCACCTGCTGTGGCATCAGGCATCGGCTCTACCCCAGTGGCAGCTGCGGCGGATGTTGATGAGGACGATGATCGCGATAGTTTTGAAGTCGATCCCCTAGAGCAGGCCGACCTCTACCAGACGTATGGCAAGACGGAACAGGCCATGAATGTCTTGCAAGAGGCGTTGGAGGTCAATCCGCGACGGCGCGAAGTTTATGTTCGTCTGTTGGGTCTGTATGCAGATGCGGATCGGCGCGGTGATTTTCTGGATCTGGCCGAACGGATGCGTAGTCGCTTCGGTCCAAACAATGCCGAGTGGCAAGAAATTGCGGGCAAGGGGCGCGAACTATTCCCCAGTAATGCCTTATTCTTGGAAGAAACGGCGGTGCCTGAAAGCAGTTCGACGGCAGAAAGCCCAGCAGTGACAGTGCCAGAGGCCGCCTCGGAAGCCGACGAACAAGAGGTTGAGCCGGAAAAACTGGATTTCGATTTTGGCTCCTGGGGACATCAGGAGGAGCCGGTTCAGAGTGAAGAAGAACCCGCTTGGACGGATGCCCATCGCAAGATGCTGGAGGACGTGAATGAGCAGTTCCGCGCTCTGGATGAAGGATCAGAGCCGGGATTGAGTCTCGCCAGTGAGGAGCCTGCATCCATGGCGGAGACGGCGCCTGCAGAGCACCGGATGGAGACGGAACTTGGCGTTGCAGTACCCGCAGCCGCAACTCTTGCCACCGCTGCGGATTGGGACGCCATCGGTACGAAGCTCGACCTGGCCAAGGCCTATGTCGAGATGGGTGATGGCGACGCGGCGCGGGAATTGCTGGAGGAAATTCGGCGCGACGGTAATCCCGAGCAGCAGAGCGAGGCGGAAAAGCTGGTCGCCGGCCTGTGA
- a CDS encoding aspartate-semialdehyde dehydrogenase, translated as MKKNAYKVAILGATGAVGEVMREILAERNFPVSELILLASERSAGGTLDFAGKSVRVRDAANFDWTGVDIGLFSAGASASEIYAPKAAAAGAVVIDNTSRYRYEEDIPLVVPEVNPQRIADYTTRGIIANPNCSTIQMLLVLKPIADAVGLERVVVSTYQAVSGAGSRAIQELGRQTLGIFKQEEVPAAVFPKQIAFNCLPQIDVFQDNGYTKEEMKMLWESRKILEIPDLALTATCVRVPVFYGHSEAVNVVTQKKLGAAQVRDLLRTAPGVQVWDEHEAGGWPTALDAAGKDQTWVGRIREDCSHPQGLNFWVVADNIRKGAALNSVQIAEILIRDYL; from the coding sequence ATGAAGAAGAATGCCTACAAGGTGGCCATCCTGGGCGCAACGGGCGCCGTTGGCGAAGTCATGCGCGAGATCTTGGCGGAGCGGAATTTTCCTGTCAGTGAACTGATCCTGTTGGCCAGTGAGCGCTCTGCAGGGGGCACGCTGGATTTTGCCGGCAAGTCGGTACGGGTGCGCGATGCGGCAAACTTTGATTGGACAGGGGTTGATATCGGGCTTTTCTCCGCAGGCGCGTCCGCAAGCGAAATCTATGCGCCAAAAGCCGCTGCAGCCGGGGCTGTGGTCATCGATAACACCTCCCGTTACCGCTATGAAGAAGATATTCCCTTGGTCGTTCCCGAAGTCAACCCGCAGCGTATTGCCGACTACACCACGCGCGGCATCATCGCGAATCCCAATTGCTCGACCATTCAGATGCTTTTGGTGCTCAAGCCGATTGCGGACGCGGTGGGTCTGGAACGCGTTGTGGTGTCTACCTATCAGGCGGTGAGCGGTGCCGGCAGCCGTGCCATTCAGGAGCTGGGTCGGCAGACTTTGGGAATTTTCAAGCAAGAAGAAGTGCCAGCTGCGGTATTCCCGAAGCAGATTGCCTTCAATTGCCTGCCGCAAATCGATGTGTTTCAGGATAATGGCTACACCAAGGAAGAGATGAAAATGCTGTGGGAAAGCCGCAAGATCCTCGAGATTCCAGATCTGGCGCTCACCGCAACCTGTGTTCGTGTACCGGTATTTTATGGGCATTCGGAAGCGGTCAATGTCGTTACTCAGAAGAAGCTTGGCGCCGCACAAGTGCGGGACCTGCTGCGTACTGCGCCTGGTGTACAGGTATGGGACGAGCACGAAGCGGGGGGCTGGCCCACTGCCCTTGATGCAGCGGGGAAAGATCAGACCTGGGTGGGGCGGATCCGCGAGGATTGCAGTCACCCGCAGGGGCTGAATTTTTGGGTAGTGGCAGACAACATCCGAAAAGGGGCTGCGCTGAATAGCGTGCAGATTGCAGAGATCTTGATTCGCGACTATCTATAG
- the trpA gene encoding tryptophan synthase subunit alpha, which yields MSRLTGLFAALHETKRSALIPFITAGDPSTSGVVSLLHAMVRAGADAIELGVPFSDPMADGAVIQGSSERALRRGVSLLHVLQWVREFRQQNDTTPIILMGYLNPVETLGMQRFAQEAADVGVDGVILVDMTPEEAEEGSAQLRAAGVDPIFLLAPTSGSQRVAAVKRLGSGFVYYVSLRGITGAQQQDWDAVLARVAQLRQELAMPVAIGFGIRDATTAQRLGKGADAVVIGSALVQRLQQATDDADAERLVMEFLVPIRKALYAERKV from the coding sequence ATGAGTCGTCTGACAGGGTTGTTCGCTGCTCTCCACGAGACAAAGCGCAGTGCCTTGATACCCTTCATTACCGCAGGCGACCCCAGTACCAGTGGTGTGGTTTCCTTGTTACATGCCATGGTAAGGGCTGGTGCCGACGCGATCGAGTTGGGTGTGCCTTTTTCCGATCCGATGGCGGATGGCGCCGTGATTCAGGGCTCCAGTGAGCGGGCGCTGCGGCGTGGTGTGTCGCTGCTGCACGTGCTGCAGTGGGTGCGGGAATTCCGCCAACAGAATGACACGACGCCGATCATCCTCATGGGGTATCTGAACCCGGTCGAGACGCTGGGGATGCAGCGCTTTGCCCAGGAAGCTGCAGACGTTGGGGTGGATGGTGTCATTCTGGTGGACATGACGCCGGAGGAAGCAGAAGAGGGCAGTGCGCAGCTGCGCGCGGCAGGGGTCGATCCCATTTTTCTGTTGGCGCCAACTAGTGGGTCGCAGCGGGTAGCAGCCGTCAAACGCTTGGGGTCTGGCTTTGTCTACTATGTCTCTCTGCGCGGTATTACGGGGGCGCAGCAGCAAGATTGGGACGCCGTGCTCGCGCGGGTAGCGCAACTGCGGCAGGAACTGGCCATGCCGGTTGCGATCGGTTTTGGGATTCGTGATGCGACTACGGCACAGCGACTGGGAAAGGGCGCAGACGCAGTGGTAATTGGCTCGGCCTTGGTGCAGCGCTTGCAGCAGGCGACGGATGATGCGGATGCAGAGCGCCTAGTGATGGAGTTTCTCGTGCCGATTCGTAAAGCCCTCTATGCGGAGCGAAAGGTATGA
- the truA gene encoding tRNA pseudouridine(38-40) synthase TruA: MGSEEQRWALGVEYDGAHFCGWQLQDGPPTIQGALEDALAAVADRPIRLTVAGRTDAGVHALCQVAHFDTPVVRSALAWVRGTNRFLPRAISVRWARPVPADFHARFSATGRSYRYLIVNRAERPALAAGRATWIPQTLDEQRMQDAAQLLLGTHDFSAFRAAACQAKSPVRTLRRLDIERRGDLLIVTVEANAFLHHMVRNLMGTLLFVGRGERSPEWVGEVLTSRDRRLAGTTAPPDGLYFYSVSYPSNYPIPSCSGMFP, from the coding sequence ATGGGCTCTGAAGAACAACGCTGGGCCCTTGGCGTCGAGTATGATGGGGCCCATTTTTGCGGTTGGCAGCTGCAAGATGGGCCTCCCACTATCCAAGGTGCCTTAGAAGATGCCTTGGCGGCGGTAGCCGATCGACCCATCCGCCTAACCGTGGCAGGGCGCACCGATGCCGGTGTGCACGCGCTTTGCCAGGTGGCGCATTTCGATACACCCGTTGTTCGATCGGCGCTTGCTTGGGTGCGTGGCACCAACCGCTTTCTTCCGCGCGCGATCAGTGTCCGGTGGGCGAGGCCCGTCCCAGCGGATTTTCATGCTCGATTCTCGGCTACCGGTCGTAGCTATCGTTACCTGATTGTCAATCGAGCCGAACGCCCCGCGTTGGCAGCCGGTCGGGCAACCTGGATACCGCAGACTCTTGATGAACAACGTATGCAAGATGCTGCGCAGCTGTTACTGGGCACCCATGATTTTTCTGCTTTTCGTGCCGCGGCTTGCCAGGCAAAGAGTCCGGTGCGTACGTTGCGGCGATTGGACATTGAGCGTCGCGGTGATCTCCTGATTGTCACCGTAGAGGCCAATGCATTTTTGCACCACATGGTCCGCAATCTGATGGGTACGTTACTCTTCGTTGGGCGAGGGGAGCGTTCGCCAGAGTGGGTAGGGGAGGTCTTGACCAGTCGTGATCGACGCCTTGCCGGTACTACGGCACCGCCAGATGGGCTGTATTTTTATTCCGTTTCCTATCCCAGCAATTACCCAATCCCCAGTTGCTCTGGTATGTTTCCATGA